GTCTAACTCTGGAAAACTAACTGCATTGGAAAGCATTCGCGGCATTGCCATGCTCGGAGTCTTAGGTATCCACACTGGTTCTTATGTGCTAGGCACGCCCTCGCCTAATCCACATATTATTGCATTACTTGAAGTTCTCTCCCGCTTCAGCGTGCCCATCTTTTTTTTCGTATCCGCCTTCGGGCTGTTCTTGCCTAAAGGCGATAATCAGACTTTTTCCTATTGGAGCCATTTGCGTCGTCGCGGGCAAAGCGTTCTTATTCCCTATCTGACGTGGAGTCTTTTGTACATGCTCCACTATACCTACGTTTATCAGGATTTTCACATCTGGGAATCACCGACTGTATATGATATGCTTTTCTTCGGCCTATCCTCCTACCATCTCTATTTTCTGTTGATCCTGCTCGCATTTTATTTATTAATGCCCTTGTGGCGGCTCTGCATCCCCTTTTTAAGCAGGCAATGGAAGTGGGCAATGCCGCTATTGCTTGGCGCACAAATCGGTTTTGACTATTATTCAAGTTATCAGTTATCCATTCCCTATTCCGAAAATTGGTTGGATCGCTTGATCTATTTTCGCATCAACTATCTGCCGTTTCATTATGTATTCATTTTTTTACTTGGCGGCCTTTGCGCTGCACGCTTTTCTGATTTTTTGCCAGCTCTCCGTCAATATCGTTCTATCATCCGTTTGAGCTATGCCTTTTCGATCATCGCGCTTCTCATGCATTATTATTATCTACTCTTTTACAAAAATTATATAATAATTGAAGCGGTCGACACCGTGCATCAGCTCAGTCCTCTCGGCATCATTTACACCATGACCTCCTGTCTTTTTTTGTTCAGCGAATTTTCCCACGCTAATCGCCTTTTTACCGCTTTGAACCATTTATTATCAAGCGGAGGTAAGCACTCCTATTTCATCTATTTATTCCACCCCTTTGCCATGTTTTACCTTTGGAAGTTCTGGGAAGATCATCAGTTGCCGTTAACCGACTGCTTTGCACCATTATTTTATCTTAGCGTATTGCTAATCTGCTTCATTATCGCTTATCTAATAGAAAAAACCGGCAGTCATCTGCCGGTCGTTAACTTCTTATTGCTGGGGAAGACTTCTCGCGGTAAGAAGCTTTGATGCCAAAAGAGTATAACAAGTCAGGCGTCAAAACCAGTTCTTCCAACCAAGTTTCGCCTTCGTTGTAACGCTTCGCTCGACGTTTATTTTCCAACCAGCGAAGTGCTACTAACTGACAAAACGCCTCTATGCTTTTACGTCGTTGCGGTCCTGAAGCATCTTCGTCCCAAAGAAGATGTATCTGCTTCAGAAAATCGAGCGGCGTTTTTTGCATGTCGTTACGCGCCAACAAGGCAATATACGCTTCCATTTCTTGCAGAACATAGACAATCACATAATGCCGCAATTCATTTTCCTGTACGCCTGTACGCATTTGCGCGCGTAAACATTTGCGCGCAAACTCGAGCACCGGCAACCAAAGTTGCATCGCCCGCGCAGGGCCATGACGCATTGCGCCAAACACCGCCAGTCTTTTCACTTCACGCACCAAACTGCGCCAAAGCAGAGCATCACTCTGAGTAGCAACGCTTTTCGTCAGCGCCGCTATAATAAGCTGATCAATCTGCGAATGCGGATTAAAACAGGCCGTAGCGGCCGCCGCTATGGCATCTTGCAACCACTCCTTGCTTTTAGCATCGATTATCATTTTCTCACTTTGCCAAAGTTCCTCCATCACTAGACAAAGCAATCGAGCTGCATCCAACTGATTTTGTCTGGCTGCTCTATGCAACCAAAACAAGATGACCAACATCCAACTTTCGCGAATGCCCTTTTCGTTCTGCGTCAACTGAATCATCCGTTCCTGAATATCGCGGACAAGCGCTTGAAATAAATCCATATTCTTGCGTCGCAAACACATCGTACCCATGACGCGGATAGCCCTCAACAACGCCGCGATTCCCTCTTCCGCATACTGAGAAGTCAATCGATCCATTACTCGCTGCAATTCTACAACCACTTTGTCAGCAAGAAACGGTTGTCGGTAGCGCAATGCCAATACGCCAATTAAACCCAGCTGATCCGCCCCTTGGCCCAGCTCTTCCAACGGAGCCCGCCGAATGAGCGGCGTAAAAGCCTCGACAGCAATCACGCCAATCGCTTGCATATCTTCACGTTGCAAAACACGAACAACAATGCCCGCTAAACGCGAAAACTCATATAACGAATAAACGCCTTCGCCATATGCCTGCTTTAAAAGTTCCAACAATCGGTAGGCTCCCGCTTCGTCTCCCGCTTCGATACTTGCCAGCAGCCATTTATGCAATTTTTTTAACAAACGACGCGCTTCCAGCTGATCCGCTGTTTTTTTTTCGCCCCAGTCGTCAATCCGACATCTCAAGCGACGATAACGCCGTTGCCACGCATTGGCCTTCCAACGCCAAAGGGCTAGAACTAAGAGTCCCAGCCCTCCCCCAATACTCCACCATTCATTGGCTTCCAATTTTATAGCCTCCATTTTACCGGGCGTTAATTTCTCCGTGGTAAATAATGCCTCGCGCAGCATCAACGGTGACCAGCATACCGTCTGTTAAGCGCTCCGTTACGCCGTCGACACCGACGATGACCGGAAACCCAAGACTGATTCCGACTACCGCAGCATGCGATGTCAAACCGCCTTCGGCTGCAATAATCGCTGCTGCTTTCGCTGCATATGGAGCCGAATCTTCATCTACACTGTCAATAGCCAGTACATCACCGGGCTTGAATTTTTTCTCTAAATCCTTGAATGAATGAACCACGCAGACCTTGCCCGTTACGGCTTTTTGCCCAATCCCCATGCCGCGCAAGAGAATGTTTCCAACGATATGTACCCGAATCATATTCGTTGTCCCTGACATTCCCACCGGAACTCCTGCGGTAATGACGACCAAGTCGCCTTCTTTGACCAAGCCGGCTTGCAGTGACCGAGTCACGGCAAAGCCAACCATTTCATCCGAATTTTTAGAACTGACGCCTAAAACCGGCTGCACGCCCCAAAACAACATCATCCGGCGCAGAGCTCTTTCATTCGGCGTGACTGCAACGATATGCGCTTGCGGACGATACTTTGATATCATGCGCGCCGTATAACCATGTTCGGTTGCAGTAATGACTGCCGCAGCATTCAGTTCATGTGCAATTTGCACCGTAGCATGGCTGATTGCTTCTGTCGTCGTTCGTTGTACGCCTACACCGCGCGACATCAGCATGTCCTTATACAGCAGCGCTTCTTCTGTGCGGGCTGCTATTACAGCCATCATCTTCACGGCTTCGACCGGATATTGCCCTGATGCAGTTTCACCGCTTAGCATTATGCAATCCGTTCCATCCATGATTGCGTTTGCAACATCACTCGCTTCCGCACGCGTTGGTCGTGGATTCTGCATCATCGACTCCAGCATTTGCGTCGCCGTAATAACCGGTTTGCCCGCTTTATTGCATCTCTCAATCAATTTCTTTTGTACAAGTGGAACTTCCTCTGTTGGAATCTCGACTCCCAAGTCGCCACGCGCAACCATTACGCCGTCGGCCACTTTAAGAATTTCCTCTATATTCTTTACACCTTCGGCATTTTCAATTTTAGCAATAATCATCATTTCCGCATTCGCATCTTCCAACACCTTGCGAATGGAAAGAATATCAGCCGCCCGTTGAACAAAAGATGCTGCAATGAAATCCATATCCTGACTTACGCCAAATAAAATATCCGCCTTATCCTGTTCTGACAAGAACGGCATCTGCAAACTGGCCCCGGGTGCAGCGACTCTCTTTCGATCGCTGATTTCACCGCTATTTTCAACTCTTGTAAAAATTTCGTCCCCTTGAATGTTTTCAATATAAAGCGACACCAAGCCGTCCGCCAGTAATAACCGTTGTCCGACCGCAACTTCCTTCGGAAGGCCAGCGTAGTTAACCGATGCCAAAGAAGCCGTCCCCATGACTTCTTTGCTTGTAATGACAAACTGATTCCCCTGTTCCAATATAACCTTACCATCCACAAATTTACCCAGACGCATTTCCGGTCCTTTAGTATCAAGGAGTAGTGCCACCGGTTTTCCGACGCGCTGACTAACCTCGCGGACAAGGGCTATATTTTTTGTGTGAGTCTCATGGGAGCCATGGGAAAAATTCAACCGACAAACGTTCATTCCTGCTTCCAGCATAGCATCCAGCACACCCGGCTTTTCCGTACTTGGCCCTACTGTGCATATGATTTTCGTTTTTTTGTTTCCCATTTGTTTTCCCCCTCAATAATGATATCGGGTTCTTAACGTACAGGTTATCTTATGGCATGCTGGCATATGATGGCATGTGCCTCATCCGCTTCCGATTCCAAAACCAGAATCTCATAAATTCCGTCACCGGTAGCCGCCGAAACACTTGCCG
The sequence above is drawn from the Azotosporobacter soli genome and encodes:
- a CDS encoding acyltransferase, giving the protein MSNSGKLTALESIRGIAMLGVLGIHTGSYVLGTPSPNPHIIALLEVLSRFSVPIFFFVSAFGLFLPKGDNQTFSYWSHLRRRGQSVLIPYLTWSLLYMLHYTYVYQDFHIWESPTVYDMLFFGLSSYHLYFLLILLAFYLLMPLWRLCIPFLSRQWKWAMPLLLGAQIGFDYYSSYQLSIPYSENWLDRLIYFRINYLPFHYVFIFLLGGLCAARFSDFLPALRQYRSIIRLSYAFSIIALLMHYYYLLFYKNYIIIEAVDTVHQLSPLGIIYTMTSCLFLFSEFSHANRLFTALNHLLSSGGKHSYFIYLFHPFAMFYLWKFWEDHQLPLTDCFAPLFYLSVLLICFIIAYLIEKTGSHLPVVNFLLLGKTSRGKKL
- the pyk gene encoding pyruvate kinase — translated: MGNKKTKIICTVGPSTEKPGVLDAMLEAGMNVCRLNFSHGSHETHTKNIALVREVSQRVGKPVALLLDTKGPEMRLGKFVDGKVILEQGNQFVITSKEVMGTASLASVNYAGLPKEVAVGQRLLLADGLVSLYIENIQGDEIFTRVENSGEISDRKRVAAPGASLQMPFLSEQDKADILFGVSQDMDFIAASFVQRAADILSIRKVLEDANAEMMIIAKIENAEGVKNIEEILKVADGVMVARGDLGVEIPTEEVPLVQKKLIERCNKAGKPVITATQMLESMMQNPRPTRAEASDVANAIMDGTDCIMLSGETASGQYPVEAVKMMAVIAARTEEALLYKDMLMSRGVGVQRTTTEAISHATVQIAHELNAAAVITATEHGYTARMISKYRPQAHIVAVTPNERALRRMMLFWGVQPVLGVSSKNSDEMVGFAVTRSLQAGLVKEGDLVVITAGVPVGMSGTTNMIRVHIVGNILLRGMGIGQKAVTGKVCVVHSFKDLEKKFKPGDVLAIDSVDEDSAPYAAKAAAIIAAEGGLTSHAAVVGISLGFPVIVGVDGVTERLTDGMLVTVDAARGIIYHGEINAR